One Engraulis encrasicolus isolate BLACKSEA-1 chromosome 5, IST_EnEncr_1.0, whole genome shotgun sequence DNA segment encodes these proteins:
- the zbtb7b gene encoding zinc finger and BTB domain-containing protein 7B → MTHALLRLPASTQPMRHKMVAMSPGEDGLIGIPFPEHSSELLSRLNAQRRAGLLCDLTLTSRGARYPTHRSVMAAVSLYFRRLFGAEEAEDGGGVGGCEGGGGVGSSCNVCQLDCVAPDALDALLEFAYTATLTIRSSGMREVLKGAQLLGIQCVADACRDILGEAADGAEPEAAAVATEERRVEGMGMGMGMGMGAGLGEHRVSRRKRDRRHHAPKASSPARPLWRQPPQPPPGPAHTQLQGSPPTLMSGGQHRPSTGLPLTPTLTPGRDDPPLHAPPHPAGHNGDNQTNQRGALVNGGAHWHQEAGTLLPPIAPDDAMASEKNRRMETHGVATQALPTAAADRSAAGPGAGPGGAGRKRKSQTPQQCPVCQKIIHGAGKLPRHMRTHTGEKPFQCTACGVRFTRNDKLKIHMRKHTGERPYPCPKCSARFLHSYDLKNHLALHSGARPFECPHCHKAFAREDHLQRHRKGHSCLELRTRRPRRAPPGLGLAAAVPAGGEGTSEGGGGGGAGGARGQLEAALSTMQGSHHLHQQLQQPASPGMGGSMVYRHPQHHQHPHAEAEGGPHLPLPLLGPRMQLMWRAGAMGEDGMGLGGSVSPHPERPPAQGYEEDEDEEEEEGEELGEEEEEREEEEEDGE, encoded by the exons GTGGCGATGTCTCCAGGAGAGGACGGCCTGATTGGGATCCCTTTCCCGGAGCACAGCAGCGAGCTGCTGTCGCGTCTGAATGCCCAGCGGCGCGCGGGCCTCCTATGTGACCTCACCCTGACCTCCCGCGGGGCGCGCTACCCCACGCACCGCTCTGTCATGGCGGCTGTCAGCCTCTACTTCCGCCGGCTCTTCggggcagaggaggcggaggacgGAGGTGGCGTGGGGGGGTGCGAGGGCGGTGGCGGGGTGGGCAGCAGCTGCAACGTGTGCCAGCTGGACTGCGTGGCGCCCGACGCCCTGGACGCCCTGCTGGAGTTCGCATACACCGCCACTCTCACCATACGCAGCTCGGGCATGCGAGAG GTGCTGAAGGGTGCTCAGCTGCTGGGTATCCAGTGTGTGGCAGACGCGTGCCGGGACATTCTCGGGGAGGCGGCTGACGGAGCGGAACCCGAGGCTGCAGCCGtggcaacagaggagaggagggtggaggggatggggatggggatggggatggggatgggcgcGGGGCTAGGGGAGCATAGGGTGTCTCGGCGTAAACGGGACCGGCGACATCATGCGCCTAAAGCCTCGTCACCTGCCAGGCCGCTGTGGAGACAACCCCCCCAGCCGCCCCCAGGACCAGCACACACCCAGCTGCAG GGTTCCCCCCCAACCTTGATGTCGGGGGGACAGCACCGGCCTAGCACTGGCCTGCCTCTGACCCCCACCCTGACCCCTGGCCGAGACGACCCCCCGCTGCACGCACCCCCCCACCCTGCGGGCCACAACGGCGACAACCAGACCAACCAGCGAGGGGCGCTAGTGAACGGGGGTGCCCACTGGCACCAGGAGGCGGGCACTCTGCTCCCACCCATTGCCCCCGACGACGCCATGGCGTCCGAGAAGAACCGCAGGATGGAGACACATGGCGTGGCCACACAGGCCCTGCCCACCGCTGCTGCTGATAG GTCGGCTGCGGGGCCAGGGGCAGGTCCTGGCGGGGCAGGCAGGAAGAGGAAGTCCCAGACCCCCCAGCAGTGCCCAGTGTGCCAGAAGATCATCCACGGCGCGGGCAAACTGCCCCGCCACATGAGGACTCACACAGGGGAGAAGCCATTCCAATGCACTGCCTGTGGAGTGCGCTTCACcag GAATGACAAGCTGAAGATCCACATGCGCAAGCACACGGGCGAGCGGCCCTACCCCTGCCCCAAGTGCAGCGCCCGCTTCCTGCACTCCTACGACCTCAAGAACCACCTGGCACTGCACAGTGGCGCCCGGCCCTTCGAGTGCCCGCACTGCCACAAGGCCTTCGCTCGCGAGGACCACCTGCAACGTCACCGCAAAGGCCACAGCTGCCTGGAACTGCGCACCCGACGCCCACGACGGGCACCGCCGGGGCTGGGCCTGGCAGCGGCCGTGCCAGCAGGTGGAGAGGGCACCTCGgagggtggtggcggtggtggtgctggtggagcgAGAGGGCAACTGGAAGCTGCGTTGTCTACTATGCAGGGgagtcatcatcttcatcagcagctgcagcagcctgCGTCTCCTGGCATGGGCGGCTCGATGGTGTATCGTCATCCACAGCACCATCAACACCCCCATGCGGAGGCAGAGGGAGGGCCGCATCTGCCCCTGCCCCTCCTGGGGCCGCGCATGCAGCTGATGTGGAGGGCTGGAGCTATGGGGGAGGATGGGATGGGGCTAGGGGGGTCAGTCTCTCCACACCCAGAAAGGCCCCCAGCGCAAGGgtatgaggaggatgaagatgaggaggaggaggagggagaggagttgggagaggaggaggaggaaagagaagaggaggaagaggatggagagtga